Part of the Triticum aestivum cultivar Chinese Spring chromosome 4D, IWGSC CS RefSeq v2.1, whole genome shotgun sequence genome is shown below.
TGTAGCTCTGGTTTCAAGTGGAATCTCAACTCGTGCTGACAACAGAACCGTGAGCTACAAAACGAGTCTTGTTGATTAGTGCTGACCACATGGTAGGAGTAGAAATTTTGCCCATCTTATCTATTAGCGCAGTTTCTGAGCTCGTATGTTTCCGTGGGCTTAAAACTCCTTGACGATCGAGTACTGCACTGCCACTGCCAGTGTGTGACTGACAGTGAAGCTTACATTCAGAGCTGGAGACAGCACATGACGCTAACAACCTTCTTGACACGAAAAAGACGCGTACCAGCAGACAGGAGCGCCGGTGACGACCGGCGGTTCGGGCTCCGGCCCCGTTCCTGTCAACCAGCCAGCATTGCGTGCGCCTGGCGGCGATAATCAAATCCGGGGTGCTATTTAGGGGATCTTGGTCACCGGGCGGCGCACGCCAGGGTACGCTGGTGGGTGGCCGGGCCGACTAGTTTACGTGGATCCGTCTCACGCCCCATGTGGCCGGCACATGCCATGATTTCTGTCTCCCTCTCCTCCACTTGGATAGAAATACCAGTACTCCATGCCGAGCCGTCGTCCCCCGCCCCGGCTCACCAACCATGTCCATGTGACGCGTCTCCATCCGTCCTTAGCCCGTGGTTTTTGGCGGCCAGTGCTCGCAAATCCTGGCACGCAACAATGGTGGATACAGATTAAGCTGCTACACGTCAGTGTACTGACGCTTGCTGTTGCCATCGATCCCCGAACAGTCTCTGTTCGATCCTCTCCGTGTACCAGACGTTGATTGCTCTAATGGCATCTTCTCTGAAAATGGTGATGATTTCTAAGAGTCGTGAAAATGGCGTGCAGTTTTGGCAGAATGGCAATTAACTGACGATGTGTGCGAATGTGTATGCAGGTCGGAGGCAGCTCGTACCAGGTGCCGGCCGGGCGACGAGACGGCAACGTCTCCGTGGCGGGGGAGACCAACGGGAacctgccgccgccgaccgccAACGTGAACCAGCTCAACCAGATCTTCGGCTCCAAGGGCCTCTCCCAGGCCCAGATGGTCGCGCTCTCAGGTGCGTGCGTAGTCACCACCTCAACCTCGGGCGCCGACGGCCCGAGAGATTTGCTGACTGGTTGAATTTGGATTGCAGGGGCGCACACGGTGGGGATGGCGCAGTGCAGCTCCTTCAGCAGCCGGCTCTACTCGTACGGGACCAACGGCGGCAAGGACCCCAGCATGGACCCGGCCTACCTGGCCACCCTGAGCACGCAGTGCCCGCAGTCCGGCGCCAGCCAGCCCGTGGCCATGGACCCCGTCACCCCCAACACCTTCGACACCAACTACTACGCCAACGTCGCCGCCAACCGCGGCCTGCTCGCCTCCGACCAGGCGCTCCTCGCCGACAACAGCACCGCCGCGCAGGTCCTCGGCTACACCACCAGCCCCGGCACCTTCCAGACCGACTTCGCCAGTGCCATGGTGGCCATGGGCGCCATCGGCGTGCTCACCGGCAACCAAGGCACCATCAGGACCAACTGCAGGGTCGTCGGCTAGCTGCTCGTCCATCAGGAACCTGAACTGAATTTGGTTCTAGTATAGAGTGTAAGAAGCTGTTTGATCATTCGTTTGGTCGATctgtactagctagctagcttagCTTAGCCCGACCgtcctctctcttcttcttcttcatcttgcagCATACTTTCTTTCTCTGCTTTTTGTATTCTCTTGATTAGCCTCTGTATGTATGTATTACTATCTAGCAACTGGACTGGGAACTGtatgtaatgacatgatcacagcATGATTGGGTTGGGTACCAATGTACCAATATACAGTGCTTAATAAAAACCTATACTACTACAGAGTACAGACAGACATGTGTAATGTGTTGCTACTAGCGCCACTTCTCTCTGATTTCTTTTTAAAAACTTTTGCGGATAGTCGAGGTAGCACATAGGGCAGATTTTTTTCAAAATAATCTAAAGTATCAACCACTGTGTCCAGCAAAAATTTTAACATCTCCCAATTTTTTTTCCTGGTCTCTTTGTATGGAACAGGATGAATTCTTCAAAACAAAAAAACTTTTTTCTTCTGATTTTTATTTTGTTTAGTCCGTTTTGATTTAGAAAACAATATACAAAAAAACTTTGTAAATTTTATACAAAAATATCATAAATTCAAAAATAATTGTTCACTAAAGTAATAAACGTTCTTGGAATCTATTTCATAAATCTAGAAAATATAATGAATTTTGCAAAAAATG
Proteins encoded:
- the LOC123099010 gene encoding peroxidase 5 — translated: MEAPAARGGERMRLRVVAVVVVLAMAAATARAQLQVGYYDTLCPAAEIIVQQEVSKGVSGSPGTAAGLLRLHFHDCFVRGCDGSVLLDSTPGNQAEKDAAPNSSLRGFEVIDAAKTRLEQACYGVVSCADVLAFAARDALALVGGSSYQVPAGRRDGNVSVAGETNGNLPPPTANVNQLNQIFGSKGLSQAQMVALSGAHTVGMAQCSSFSSRLYSYGTNGGKDPSMDPAYLATLSTQCPQSGASQPVAMDPVTPNTFDTNYYANVAANRGLLASDQALLADNSTAAQVLGYTTSPGTFQTDFASAMVAMGAIGVLTGNQGTIRTNCRVVG